Part of the Eshraghiella crossota genome is shown below.
TCCCTGCCTTTTTAGCAGGGTGCCAAGATTTTTTTCAAGTCTTTTTACTTCAGGCGACTTATCTTTTTCAGGAAAAAGCCTGTGCCACCGTTCATCAAGAATAACTATAGGCAATTGTTTATATGCAACATTTTTCTTTACATCTTCTATCGTTATTGACATTTATCTAGTGCAACCTCGTAATATTATAAGAAAGTGTCATAAGGCTCTCTGACAAATGTACATTTTCAACCACCACATTGTCAGGCACCTCTAAATCAATATGGGCAAAATTCCATATTCCTTTAATTCCTGCCTTAATCGCAGTCTGGACTACCTCCGTTGCACTTCCTTTTGGAATCGTCAGTGCAAGGATTTCAATATTATTATCTTTAATAAAAGCTTCCATTTCACTCATCGGTCTGATTACTGCGCCTCTGCATTCTTTACCGATAAGAGCTTCGTTGGTATCAAACATTGCTTTTACGACAAAACCTCTTTTTTCAAAATTAGCATAATTGGCAAGTGCTTTGCCAAGATTTCCGGCACCTACGATTATTATGCTGTGAATCTTGTCAATTCCGAGAATCTTTGCAATCTCACTGTGAAGATATTTTACATTATAACCGTAACCCTGCTGCCCGAAGCCTCCAAAATTATTAAGATCCTGTCTTATCTGTGAAGCTGTAACATTCATCCTGCGGCTTAATTCGCCTGATGAAATTCTTTCCACGCCACTGTCAATAAGTTCTTCAAGATATCTGAAATACCTTGGAAGTCTTTTGATAACAGCAAGTGATATTTCGTTTTCTTCCAATACAATCCCTCCATACTGTCAGACTATAAACTTATTTTCTTTTTTAACATATATGATACAAACAGATAACTGCCTGCAATAAGGCACAATCTGAATAAATAAACATAAATATTACCTGCAAGATATTGTAAAAATGTATCTCCGTAATCAATTACCGGAATCCTGCCTGCTATAAACGATGTCAATATAACTATCACAAAAAAGAATACTATAGATAAAAAAGCTTTGCCTTTTCTGTTCGCAAGAATAGTTGTACTGAGAGTTATGGCAACATATGCACAGCTCACGCTGAATAAAAAACTTATCATCATAGTAACAAGTGTTGCCAGAAAAGAAGCTATATATGAACCCGTATTAAATCCAAATGCCCTCCCAAGTTCATCAAGTTCTGAGGTAATTATATGTATTTCCTTATATCTGTCTGTTATGAGCTTTATATTAAGTCCGAGAAAAAGACTGAATATTAATGTGCCTGCCACAGTAACAATAAGGAGTGACAGATATTTGGCTCCCACAATCTTATATGTTGAATTAGGTGTCATGAAAGTCATATAACTGTACTTTGAGTTGATTTCCTTAGAATATGACACAGCTCCGCTGATCATAAGTGCCAGAATACCGAATGACCCTCCAAGTTCGGCCAGAACAAGTGCCAGTACCATATGATTATTGCTTTTAAGTAAAAAGCTTATAAGAAAATATATCTCGGTAACCACAAGAATACCAAACAATGTAAGGTATGTGCCGGAATCCTTACGGAATTCATATTTAATAAGTTTGCCCATTATACATTCCTCCATAAATTTCCTTATATAAGTCGACAAGGGATTTGTTATCATTATAACTTCTGATATCTTCCGTATTGCCAGCCATAACAACTCTGCCATCTTTTATAAAAACAGCTCCGCCTGCCGCATGCTCAAGTTCATCAACAAGATGGCTTGATACAATAATTATTTTATCTTCGTTGTTATATCCGGTTATTGTATTCATAACATGTTCTCTTGCAATTATATCTATACCGTTCAATGGTTCATCAAGAAGAATAACTCTTGAATTTCTTGCCATTGCTACCGCTACTTTAAGCTTTGCAAGCATACCGGTTGACATATTTCTTACCTTGCCATCAAAATGTAATTCCATTCTGTCAAGCAATCCATACATCCTGTCCTCGTCAAAATCATTATAAAAGTCTTTGTAAAAGGATGCTATATCCTTAATTCTCATATAATTGTAGAAATAATTTTCTGTTGGCATATATGTAATTCTAGCTCTTGTCTTGTCTGAGATTTCTTCCCCGTCAAGATAGATTTTTCCCTCTGTAGGTTTAATAAGTCCGACCACCATCTTCATAAAAGTCGACTTACCGCTTCCGTTCGGACCGAGAAGTGCATATATCCTTCCCGCATCAAGTTCCAGGTTAAGTCCATCCACGGCTCTGCAGCCGGAATACAACTTAACGAGATTCTCACATTTTAACACGTCATTATACCTCGCAAAAAATATTTTCATAAATTATACCACTGTTTTTATGTTTCTTGCAATCCTTTGTTATCTAAGATATAATTTAACGATATAAGCGTCATAAGTCAGAATTACGATTGTGCTTGCACAAGTGAGTAATTCTGACCTATGACGCAACAGACACCGAAAACGGAATAAAATACTGTGCATACAGTATTTTATGGGAGTTTGAGGTGGCGGGAATTGCAATAATTGCGCAGCAATGGAGCAATTCCTTTATATCGTTTTCTAACGAAGTCAGAATTACGATTGTGCTTGCGCAAATGAGTAATTCTGACCTATGACGCAACAGACACCGAAAACGGAATAAAATGCTGTGCATACAGTATTTTACAATGGAGGATTACACATGGAAAATATTATTGATGTTATCAACAATGCTGCTGAATATATAGCAGATTCAATTAAATTTACACCGGAAATTGCTATAATACTCGGTTCAGGTCTTGGTCCTTTAGCTGACGAGGTCCAGTCCCCTGTTGTTATTAAATACAGCGATATTCCGGGATTTCACGCCTCAACGGTTAAGGGACATGCCGGAGAGCTTGTATGCGGTATGATTTCAGATAAAAAAGTAATCGTTATGAGTGGCAGATTCCACTATTATGAGGGACATGATATGGACGCCGTTACTCTTCCTATAAGGGTATTTGCGAAGCTTGGTATCAAAAAACTTATTGTTACCAATGCAGCAGGCGGTATAAAGTCAAGTCTTAATCCCGGCTCAATAATGCTTATCACAGATCATTTAAGCTATATGTGTCCGTCTCCTCTCCGTGGGCCTAACCTTGATGAATTCGGTCCGCGTTTTAAGGATATGACAGAAGTATATACAAAAGAATACATTGAGGCTGCCAGAATGACGGCAAAAGAACACAACATTCCCGTAGATGAAGGTGTCTACTGTTTTTTCAGAGGTCCCCAGTATGAAACTCCTGCCGAGATAAGAGGCATTGCCATTCTTGGTGCAGATGCGGCCGGTATGTCAACTGTTCCCGAAGCAATCGTGGCAAGGCATTGCGGTATGAAAATACTTGGTATATCTTTAATAACCAATAAGGCAGCCGGTCTGTCTCCCACAGAATTATCCCATAGTGAAGTCACAGCCATAGCAAAAAAAGCAGAACTTAATATGGTTACTCTGGTAAAAAACACAATAAGCAGGTTATAGAAATGATTTTAAATTGCAGCAACATAAGTAAAACTTTTATAGATAACACGATTCTAAATAACGTATCCTTTCACATTGAGGATGGTGAAAAGGCAGCTATTGTAGGTGCCAACGGCGTAGGTAAATCCACCCTTTTAAAGATTATAATAGGTGAGCTCGCTCCCGATGACGGTTCCGTTACAATCAGTAAGGACAAAACAATGGGATATCTTGCCCAACATCAGAGCATCGACGGCAATAACACCATTTATGAAGAAGTTCTTTCAGTAAAACAGGACGTAATGTCGTTAGAACTTTCCATAAGGCAGCTGGAAACAGATATGAAGAATGCCAAGGACGATGTTCTCAATGAAATGCTCGAAAAATATACAAGATTAAACCACGAATTTGAGCAGCAGAACGGATACGCAGTAAGAAGTGAAATAGCAGGAGTCATAAAAGGACTCGGCTTTACAGAGGATGAATTTAATAAAAAGATATCTTCCCTTTCAGGAGGTCAGAAAACCCGTGTTGCACTATGCCGCCTTCTTTTAACAAAGCCTGACATACTGCTTCTTGATGAGCCAACGAACCACCTGGACCTGCCATCGATAAGCTGGCTTGAAACATACCTTAAAAATTACCAGGGAAGCGTAATCATTGTATCCCACGACCGTTATTTTCTTGATAAGATTGTTACAAAAGTAATTGAAATTGACAGGGGCAGTGTCACTGTTTTTTCAGGTTCATATTCCGACTATTCTGTTAAAAAAGCTGCTTTAAGGGACGCTGAAATGAAAGCCTACCTTAATAATCAGCGTGAAATCAAACACCAGCAACAAGTTATTGACAAGTTAAAGCAGTTTAACCGTGAAAAATCCATAAAGCGTGCAGAAAGCCGTGAAAAACTTCTGTCTAAAATGGAAGTTATTGACAAACCTTTAGCGGAATCCTCCGGCATGCGTATTGATTTAGAGCCTTCAGTTGTAAGCGGTAATGATGTTCTTACGGTTTCCCACCTGTCAAAAAGTTTTGGCATTAACCACTTATTTGATGACATCAGTTTTGAAATCAAACGTGGTGAGCGTGTTGCCCTGATTGGCGCCAATGGTACCGGCAAAACAACCATTCTAAAAATAATAAACGGAATAATTGATGCAGATTCCGGAACCTGCCGTCTCGGTGCCAATGTTACCTGCGGTTATTACGACCAGGAACATCAGGTACTTGATATGAACAAAACAATTTTTGATGAAATTCAGGACACTTACCCTGACATGAATAATACTAAGGTGCGGAACGTACTGGCTGCCTTTCTTTTTACCGATGATGACGTATTCAAGCGTATCGGTGAATTAAGCGGCGGAGAAAGAGGCCGTGTCCTCTTAGCAAAGCTAATGCTTTCCAATGCTAATTTTCTGCTCCTTGATGAGCCAACAAATCACCTTGATATGGCATCAAAGGAAATCCTTGAAAGTGCACTTAATAAATACACCGGAACATGTTTTTTTGTATCCCATGACCGATATTTTATTAACACGGTAGCCACAAGAATATTGGATTTGAGAAACAACACAATTACCAATTACATAGGTAATTATGACTATTATCTGGAAAAAAATGTACAGGCTCCCGCTTCTGTTTCTTCCAAAGCTGCAGTTACCGTCTCTGTTTCCAAAGAGGACCGTATACTTCAGAAAGAAGAACAGGCAAAAGAACGCCGTCGCAAAAATGAAATTGAAAAATGTGAAAAAGAAATTTCGGGAATTGATGAAGAACTTTCGGAAATTGATTCAATGCTGACAAAAGAAGAAATATACACTGACATAAATAAACTTACGGAATTAAGCAGCCGTAAATCAGAACTTGAACAGAAGCAGAACGAATTATATGAAAAATGGGAATCACTTATGTAGTCTGTGATTCCCTGTTACCATCTTTATCTTTATCGATATA
Proteins encoded:
- a CDS encoding redox-sensing transcriptional repressor Rex, translating into MEENEISLAVIKRLPRYFRYLEELIDSGVERISSGELSRRMNVTASQIRQDLNNFGGFGQQGYGYNVKYLHSEIAKILGIDKIHSIIIVGAGNLGKALANYANFEKRGFVVKAMFDTNEALIGKECRGAVIRPMSEMEAFIKDNNIEILALTIPKGSATEVVQTAIKAGIKGIWNFAHIDLEVPDNVVVENVHLSESLMTLSYNITRLH
- a CDS encoding ABC transporter ATP-binding protein, translated to MKIFFARYNDVLKCENLVKLYSGCRAVDGLNLELDAGRIYALLGPNGSGKSTFMKMVVGLIKPTEGKIYLDGEEISDKTRARITYMPTENYFYNYMRIKDIASFYKDFYNDFDEDRMYGLLDRMELHFDGKVRNMSTGMLAKLKVAVAMARNSRVILLDEPLNGIDIIAREHVMNTITGYNNEDKIIIVSSHLVDELEHAAGGAVFIKDGRVVMAGNTEDIRSYNDNKSLVDLYKEIYGGMYNGQTY
- a CDS encoding purine-nucleoside phosphorylase, which gives rise to MENIIDVINNAAEYIADSIKFTPEIAIILGSGLGPLADEVQSPVVIKYSDIPGFHASTVKGHAGELVCGMISDKKVIVMSGRFHYYEGHDMDAVTLPIRVFAKLGIKKLIVTNAAGGIKSSLNPGSIMLITDHLSYMCPSPLRGPNLDEFGPRFKDMTEVYTKEYIEAARMTAKEHNIPVDEGVYCFFRGPQYETPAEIRGIAILGADAAGMSTVPEAIVARHCGMKILGISLITNKAAGLSPTELSHSEVTAIAKKAELNMVTLVKNTISRL
- the abc-f gene encoding ribosomal protection-like ABC-F family protein; translation: MILNCSNISKTFIDNTILNNVSFHIEDGEKAAIVGANGVGKSTLLKIIIGELAPDDGSVTISKDKTMGYLAQHQSIDGNNTIYEEVLSVKQDVMSLELSIRQLETDMKNAKDDVLNEMLEKYTRLNHEFEQQNGYAVRSEIAGVIKGLGFTEDEFNKKISSLSGGQKTRVALCRLLLTKPDILLLDEPTNHLDLPSISWLETYLKNYQGSVIIVSHDRYFLDKIVTKVIEIDRGSVTVFSGSYSDYSVKKAALRDAEMKAYLNNQREIKHQQQVIDKLKQFNREKSIKRAESREKLLSKMEVIDKPLAESSGMRIDLEPSVVSGNDVLTVSHLSKSFGINHLFDDISFEIKRGERVALIGANGTGKTTILKIINGIIDADSGTCRLGANVTCGYYDQEHQVLDMNKTIFDEIQDTYPDMNNTKVRNVLAAFLFTDDDVFKRIGELSGGERGRVLLAKLMLSNANFLLLDEPTNHLDMASKEILESALNKYTGTCFFVSHDRYFINTVATRILDLRNNTITNYIGNYDYYLEKNVQAPASVSSKAAVTVSVSKEDRILQKEEQAKERRRKNEIEKCEKEISGIDEELSEIDSMLTKEEIYTDINKLTELSSRKSELEQKQNELYEKWESLM